In a single window of the Pseudomonas oryzihabitans genome:
- the trxA gene encoding thioredoxin, which translates to MSQVPYIFDATLDTFQQQVIDASFSTPVLVDFWAEWCAPCKVLMPLLAKITESYGGALHLAKVNCDIEQELVMRFGIRSLPTVVLFKDGQPVDGFAGAQPESAIRALLEPHVQALPPAAEDPLEAAQALFAEGRFAEAEALLKALLEEDNSNALALILYARCLAERNELDDAQAVLDAVKGDEHKQALAGARAQLTFLRQAASLPEVAELKSRLARDAGDDEAAYQLAVQQLARQQYEPALDGLLDLFRRNRGYGDDLPRKTLVQVFDLLGNDHPLVATYRRRLYQALY; encoded by the coding sequence ATGAGCCAGGTCCCCTACATTTTCGACGCCACCCTCGACACCTTCCAGCAACAGGTCATCGACGCCTCCTTCAGCACCCCGGTGCTGGTGGACTTCTGGGCGGAGTGGTGCGCGCCCTGCAAGGTGCTGATGCCGCTGCTGGCCAAGATCACCGAGTCCTATGGCGGCGCCCTGCACCTGGCCAAGGTCAACTGCGACATCGAGCAGGAACTGGTGATGAGATTCGGCATCCGCAGCCTGCCGACGGTGGTGCTGTTCAAGGACGGCCAGCCGGTGGACGGCTTCGCTGGCGCCCAGCCGGAGTCGGCCATCCGTGCCCTGCTCGAACCCCATGTGCAGGCCTTGCCACCGGCCGCGGAAGATCCGCTGGAAGCCGCCCAGGCGCTGTTCGCCGAAGGCCGTTTCGCCGAGGCCGAGGCGCTGCTCAAGGCGCTGCTGGAAGAGGACAACAGCAACGCCCTGGCGCTGATCCTCTATGCCCGCTGCCTGGCCGAGCGCAATGAACTGGACGATGCCCAGGCGGTACTGGACGCGGTCAAGGGCGACGAACACAAGCAGGCCCTGGCCGGCGCCCGTGCCCAGCTGACCTTTCTCCGCCAGGCCGCCAGTCTGCCCGAGGTCGCCGAGCTCAAGAGCCGCCTGGCTCGCGATGCCGGTGATGACGAAGCCGCCTACCAGCTGGCCGTGCAGCAACTGGCCCGCCAGCAGTACGAACCGGCGCTGGATGGCCTGCTGGACCTGTTCCGCCGCAATCGTGGCTATGGCGACGACCTGCCGCGCAAGACCCTGGTGCAGGTCTTCGATCTGCTGGGCAATGATCATCCCCTGGTCGCCACCTATCGCCGCCGCCTGTACCAGGCCCTGTACTAA
- a CDS encoding ZrgA family zinc uptake protein, which produces MRLPLLTFCLAAALVQPALAHDDHDEHEHGALGAHVHGESHLDLAQTDTGLELQWRSPAADLLGFEHAPRNQKEQDAVAALRQSLENPQALVKLPAAADCQLAEASAISPLFAKDASASGHLDVEATMSFTCSKPTALDGLDLSGWFARFPNSHSVEVQAIVASGQQGAELTAQQPQLTW; this is translated from the coding sequence ATGCGCCTGCCCCTGCTGACCTTCTGCCTTGCTGCCGCACTCGTCCAACCGGCTCTTGCCCATGACGACCATGACGAACACGAGCACGGCGCCCTGGGTGCCCATGTGCACGGCGAATCCCACCTCGATCTGGCGCAGACCGATACGGGCCTGGAGTTGCAGTGGCGCAGTCCGGCGGCCGATCTGCTGGGTTTCGAACATGCACCGCGCAACCAGAAGGAGCAGGACGCCGTCGCCGCGCTCCGGCAGAGCCTGGAGAATCCTCAGGCACTGGTGAAGCTGCCCGCAGCAGCCGATTGCCAACTGGCCGAAGCCAGTGCCATCAGCCCGCTGTTCGCCAAGGACGCCAGCGCCAGCGGCCATCTGGATGTGGAAGCCACCATGAGCTTTACCTGCAGCAAGCCGACCGCCCTCGACGGCCTGGACCTCTCCGGCTGGTTCGCCCGCTTTCCCAACAGTCACAGTGTCGAAGTGCAGGCCATCGTCGCCAGTGGCCAGCAGGGCGCCGAGCTGACGGCTCAGCAACCGCAGCTGACGTGGTAG
- a CDS encoding ABC transporter ATP-binding protein: protein MSTAPLVEIRDLGFAWPGQAECLDIQHFQLARGEALFLEGPSGSGKTTLLGLLGGVQRPSRGQVRLLGQDLGQLATARRDRFRVDHTGFLFQQFNLLPFLSVLDNVLLPCQFSRLRHERARARHGDPQDAALTLLRALGLSDPDLPRRPARELSIGQQQRVAAARALIGQPELVIADEPTSALDTDHRDAFLQLLFGECAAAGAGLLFVSHDRGLAGHFDRHLTLAQLNAARAET from the coding sequence ATGAGCACCGCGCCCCTGGTCGAGATCCGGGACCTTGGCTTCGCCTGGCCTGGCCAGGCGGAATGCCTGGATATCCAGCACTTCCAGCTGGCGCGCGGTGAGGCGCTGTTTCTCGAAGGCCCCTCGGGTAGCGGCAAGACCACCCTGCTCGGCCTGCTCGGCGGCGTGCAGCGCCCCAGCCGCGGCCAGGTCCGGCTGCTCGGTCAGGATCTGGGGCAACTCGCCACTGCCCGGCGCGATCGTTTTCGCGTCGACCACACCGGCTTTCTCTTCCAGCAGTTCAACCTGCTGCCCTTTCTCTCGGTGCTGGACAATGTCCTGCTGCCCTGTCAGTTCTCCAGACTGCGCCACGAGCGTGCCCGCGCGCGCCATGGCGATCCACAGGACGCTGCCCTGACCCTGCTGCGCGCCCTGGGCCTGAGCGATCCCGACCTGCCCCGGCGCCCGGCCCGCGAATTGTCCATCGGCCAGCAGCAGCGGGTCGCCGCCGCTCGCGCCCTGATCGGCCAGCCGGAACTGGTGATCGCCGACGAACCCACCTCGGCGCTGGATACCGATCACCGCGACGCCTTCCTGCAGCTGCTGTTCGGCGAGTGCGCCGCAGCCGGCGCCGGCCTGCTGTTCGTCAGCCACGATCGCGGCCTGGCAGGCCATTTCGACCGCCACCTCACCCTGGCCCAGCTCAACGCTGCCCGGGCGGAGACCTAG
- a CDS encoding ABC transporter permease, with amino-acid sequence MPLLQLAWASLRNRRATALLTIFTIAVSVALLLGVERLRTEAKASFASTIAGTDLVVGARSGAVNLLLYSVFRIGNATNNIRWESYEKLAADPRVAWTIPLSLGDSHRGYRVLGTDGNYFTHYHYGRNQPLRLVQGRPFNDVFEVVLGAEVAKALHYRLGDKIVLAHGVATISLTEHSDHPFTVVGILAPTGTPVDRTLHIPLNGMTALHLDWRGGMPGPSLSDAEVRQRDLTPQDLTAALVGLKSRVATFAVQRAVNSYTGEPLLAILPGVALQELWGLLGTAEQALLVMSLCVVLTGLVGMLTALLASLNERRREMAILRSVGAQPRHLFGLLLAEALALTLAGCLGGLALLYGAIALGRPWLLAEYGLALPLDWPSLYDGQLLGGILLAALVLGCIPAWRGCRQALTDGLSVRL; translated from the coding sequence ATGCCCCTCCTTCAGCTGGCCTGGGCCAGCCTGCGCAATCGTCGCGCTACCGCCCTGCTCACCATCTTCACCATCGCCGTCTCGGTGGCCCTGCTACTAGGCGTCGAACGGCTGCGCACCGAGGCCAAGGCCAGCTTCGCCAGTACCATCGCCGGCACCGACCTGGTGGTGGGCGCCCGCTCCGGCGCGGTCAACCTGCTGCTCTATTCGGTGTTCCGCATCGGCAATGCCACCAACAACATCCGCTGGGAAAGCTACGAAAAGCTCGCCGCCGATCCTCGCGTCGCCTGGACCATCCCGCTGTCGCTCGGCGATTCCCACCGCGGCTACCGGGTGCTGGGCACCGACGGCAACTACTTCACCCACTATCACTATGGGCGCAACCAACCCCTGCGCCTGGTCCAGGGCCGGCCCTTCAACGACGTCTTCGAGGTCGTGCTGGGCGCCGAGGTGGCCAAGGCGCTGCACTACCGGCTGGGCGACAAGATCGTGCTGGCCCATGGCGTCGCCACCATCAGCCTGACCGAGCACAGCGACCATCCCTTCACCGTGGTCGGCATCCTCGCGCCCACCGGCACCCCGGTCGATCGCACCCTGCACATTCCGCTGAACGGCATGACCGCCCTGCACCTGGACTGGCGCGGCGGCATGCCCGGCCCCTCGCTCAGCGATGCTGAGGTGCGCCAGCGCGACCTCACCCCGCAGGATCTCACGGCCGCCCTGGTCGGCCTCAAGAGTCGGGTAGCCACCTTCGCGGTGCAGCGCGCGGTCAACAGCTATACCGGCGAGCCCTTGCTGGCGATCCTGCCCGGCGTGGCCCTGCAGGAACTCTGGGGCCTGCTCGGCACCGCGGAACAGGCGCTGCTGGTGATGTCGCTGTGCGTGGTGCTCACCGGACTGGTGGGCATGCTTACCGCCCTGCTCGCCAGCCTCAACGAACGGCGGCGGGAGATGGCCATCCTGCGTTCAGTGGGCGCCCAGCCGCGGCATCTGTTCGGCCTGCTGCTGGCCGAGGCCCTGGCCCTCACCCTGGCCGGCTGCCTGGGCGGCCTGGCCCTGCTCTATGGCGCCATCGCCCTGGGCCGCCCCTGGCTGCTGGCGGAATACGGTCTGGCATTGCCGCTGGACTGGCCCTCGCTCTACGATGGGCAACTGCTCGGCGGCATCCTGCTCGCCGCCCTGGTGCTCGGCTGCATTCCGGCCTGGCGCGGCTGTCGCCAGGCCCTCACGGACGGGTTGTCCGTGCGACTATGA
- a CDS encoding DUF3299 domain-containing protein gives MRLALLLLLCWLPWAQAEPRQLAWRELVPADAPRFNPGSIDHGLGEDGPTASQPWPDAPTVAALDGQDVRLPGYVVPLMVTDEGEVTEFLLVPYYGACIHVPPPPGNQIVYVKGSHDLWLSKLHLPYWVEGRLGVGSQRSEVAVAGYWLQAQRILPYILKGDGS, from the coding sequence ATGCGCCTGGCGCTCCTGCTGTTGCTCTGCTGGCTGCCCTGGGCCCAGGCCGAACCCCGTCAACTCGCCTGGCGCGAGCTGGTACCGGCCGATGCGCCGCGCTTCAACCCAGGCAGCATCGACCACGGTCTCGGCGAAGACGGCCCGACCGCCAGCCAGCCCTGGCCGGACGCCCCGACGGTGGCGGCGCTGGATGGCCAGGACGTGCGCCTGCCCGGCTACGTGGTCCCCCTGATGGTTACCGACGAGGGCGAGGTAACCGAGTTCCTCCTGGTCCCCTACTACGGCGCCTGCATCCACGTGCCACCGCCGCCGGGCAACCAGATCGTCTACGTCAAGGGCAGCCACGACCTCTGGCTGTCCAAGCTGCACCTGCCCTATTGGGTGGAAGGCCGCCTGGGCGTGGGCAGCCAGCGCAGCGAGGTGGCCGTCGCCGGCTACTGGCTGCAGGCGCAACGCATCCTTCCCTACATCCTCAAGGGCGACGGCTCCTGA
- a CDS encoding OmpW/AlkL family protein produces MRPLFRLSLLALALAAPLAQAHQAGDIILRAGAITVDPHERSSDVKIDRGALSGANLGGKATMDSDTQLGLNVAYMLTDHLGLELLAATPFEHEVNIKGTGLNAANGKLGTLKHLPPTLSLVYYPLDAKATFQPYVGAGLNYTWIYDEHVGSGASAAGFDNFRADNSWGWSAQVGADLMLTDRVMLNAQVRYIDISTTAHVDNTALGARAKVDLDVDPWVYMVGLGYRF; encoded by the coding sequence ATGCGTCCTCTCTTCCGCCTCAGCCTGCTCGCCCTCGCCTTGGCCGCCCCCCTCGCCCAGGCCCACCAGGCCGGCGACATCATCCTGCGTGCCGGTGCCATCACCGTCGATCCCCACGAGCGCAGCTCCGACGTCAAGATCGATCGAGGCGCCCTGAGCGGCGCCAACCTCGGCGGCAAGGCGACCATGGACAGCGACACCCAGCTGGGGCTGAACGTCGCCTACATGCTGACCGACCACCTGGGCTTAGAACTGCTGGCGGCCACGCCCTTCGAGCATGAGGTCAACATCAAGGGCACCGGTCTGAACGCCGCCAATGGCAAGCTGGGCACTCTCAAGCACCTGCCGCCGACCTTGAGCCTGGTCTACTACCCACTGGACGCCAAGGCGACGTTCCAGCCCTATGTCGGCGCCGGCCTCAACTACACCTGGATCTATGACGAGCACGTCGGCAGCGGCGCCAGCGCGGCCGGTTTCGATAATTTCCGCGCCGACAACTCCTGGGGCTGGTCCGCCCAGGTCGGCGCTGATCTCATGCTTACCGACCGGGTCATGCTCAATGCCCAGGTCCGCTACATCGACATCTCGACCACCGCCCACGTCGACAACACCGCCCTCGGCGCTCGGGCCAAGGTCGATCTGGACGTGGATCCCTGGGTGTACATGGTCGGCCTGGGCTATCGCTTCTAA
- a CDS encoding NAD-dependent epimerase/dehydratase family protein: MSDAPILITGGAGFIGSHLADALLARGKQVRILDDLSTGKRENLPLDNEGIELRVGDVADTATLEAAVTGCAAVVHLAAVASVQASVEDPVGTHRANFIGTLNLCEAMRKAGIKRVVYASSAAVYGANGQGQAIDEELPKAPLTPYAADKLAGEYYFDFYRREHALEPAIFRFFNIYGPRQDPSSPYSGVISIFTERARRQTPITVFGDGEQTRDFVYVADLVGILVQALEAPEVTAGAVNVGRGETISLNGLLAEIGQVLGGLPQVTHGAARAGDIRHSKADNRRLRERFDFSQPTAMGTGLAALLRD, encoded by the coding sequence ATGAGTGATGCGCCCATTCTGATCACTGGCGGTGCCGGTTTCATCGGCTCCCACCTGGCCGATGCGCTGCTGGCGCGGGGCAAACAGGTACGGATACTGGACGACCTGAGTACCGGCAAGCGCGAGAATCTGCCGCTGGACAATGAAGGTATCGAGCTGCGGGTGGGCGACGTGGCCGATACCGCGACGCTGGAAGCCGCGGTAACTGGCTGCGCAGCGGTGGTACACCTGGCCGCGGTGGCCTCGGTGCAGGCCTCGGTGGAAGACCCGGTGGGCACCCACAGGGCTAATTTCATCGGTACCCTGAATCTGTGCGAGGCCATGCGCAAGGCCGGGATCAAGCGGGTGGTCTATGCCTCCAGCGCGGCGGTCTACGGCGCCAACGGCCAGGGCCAGGCCATCGACGAGGAATTGCCCAAGGCGCCGTTGACGCCCTATGCAGCGGATAAGCTGGCTGGCGAGTACTACTTCGACTTCTATCGCCGCGAGCACGCTCTGGAGCCGGCGATTTTTCGCTTCTTCAATATCTATGGCCCGCGTCAGGATCCGTCCTCGCCCTATTCGGGGGTAATCAGCATCTTTACCGAGCGCGCCCGCCGCCAGACACCGATCACGGTCTTTGGTGACGGCGAGCAGACCCGCGATTTCGTCTATGTGGCCGACCTGGTGGGTATCCTGGTGCAGGCGCTGGAAGCACCCGAGGTGACAGCCGGGGCGGTGAACGTAGGGCGCGGCGAGACCATCAGCCTGAACGGCCTCCTGGCCGAGATCGGCCAGGTGCTCGGTGGCCTGCCGCAGGTGACCCATGGTGCGGCGCGGGCGGGGGACATCCGCCATTCGAAGGCGGACAACCGTCGTCTGCGCGAGCGCTTCGACTTCAGCCAGCCCACGGCCATGGGCACGGGGCTGGCGGCGCTGCTACGAGACTAA
- a CDS encoding sugar nucleotide-binding protein, which translates to MRMRLLVVGGESALGKALLAAGAEAGIEFVAPETPAEGWYAAGLTEVLDRVRPGAVINLAYYRDWLQAADFDPALMQRQALAVQRLAGLCQHYQIPLIQPSGYQLFDGSRVAGYSEKDLPRPPGARGEALWRVEQLVRALCPMHILLRLGWVLDDSCDGRLGRLLQQLGTEQVVPLAGDRRGNPTTVGDVARVLLAVVKQLDCGAPLWGTYHYGAQEAVSELGLGETVAQLWQEFDRPVRCEWQEVTHLERADAAEEPQQGVLISRKLLNTFGIKARRWQQELPALLQGFRQDEVGFDE; encoded by the coding sequence ATGCGTATGCGTCTTCTAGTAGTGGGCGGGGAGAGCGCCCTGGGCAAGGCGCTACTCGCCGCCGGTGCCGAAGCGGGCATCGAATTCGTTGCCCCCGAGACCCCGGCGGAGGGCTGGTACGCCGCCGGGCTGACCGAGGTGCTCGACCGGGTACGTCCGGGGGCGGTGATCAATCTCGCCTATTATCGCGACTGGCTGCAGGCGGCGGATTTCGATCCGGCGTTGATGCAGCGTCAGGCGCTCGCCGTCCAACGCCTGGCCGGCCTCTGTCAGCACTACCAGATTCCCTTGATCCAACCCTCCGGTTATCAGCTGTTCGATGGCTCGCGCGTGGCCGGCTATAGTGAAAAGGATCTTCCGCGGCCTCCCGGGGCGCGGGGCGAAGCGCTCTGGCGGGTCGAGCAGCTGGTCAGGGCTCTGTGCCCGATGCATATCCTGCTGCGCCTGGGCTGGGTGCTGGACGATTCCTGCGACGGTCGCCTGGGACGTCTGCTACAGCAACTGGGTACCGAGCAGGTCGTCCCCCTGGCGGGTGACCGGCGCGGCAATCCGACCACGGTGGGCGATGTTGCCCGGGTGCTGCTGGCGGTGGTCAAGCAGCTCGACTGCGGCGCACCGCTTTGGGGGACCTATCACTACGGTGCCCAGGAAGCGGTGTCGGAGCTGGGCCTGGGCGAAACCGTCGCTCAGCTCTGGCAGGAATTCGACCGGCCGGTGCGCTGCGAATGGCAGGAGGTGACGCACCTGGAGCGTGCGGATGCCGCGGAAGAGCCACAACAGGGGGTGCTGATCAGTCGCAAGCTGCTCAACACCTTTGGAATCAAGGCGCGGCGCTGGCAGCAGGAGCTGCCAGCGCTGTTGCAGGGCTTTCGGCAGGACGAGGTAGGTTTCGATGAGTGA
- the yccS gene encoding YccS family putative transporter, translating to MTVFGVSLRQLWAHEKASYGVRVFVALSGAMAVCWSLGDLRALSPVFLGIIASALAETDDSWLGRLKSLVVTLLCFAVAAFAVELLFPYPWIFVAGLGLATFSLTMLGAIGERYASVAQATVILSIYAMIGVDQRLGAQVPLWYEPAHLLAGALWYGLLSVLWCALFAHQPVRQNLSALYGELGTLLRLKAEMLEPVRGVDLHRRRVLLAQQNGKVVQALNQAKATILNRFGRSGRPGARSGRYFRLYFMAQDIHERASSSHYPYSALTEAFFHSDILFRCQRLLKLQASACLNMGEAIRLGQPFEYGQQSQQGLTDLQASLEYLKQQQNPRWRGLLRSLDLLGHNLSTLERQFSEAGNSDSGAADLDTSLLDPAARSLPEVFRRIRLQLTPTSLLFRHGLRMALALMAGYGVLHLIHPVNGYWILLTTVFVCRPQYGATRVRLVQRIVGTVIGLLLGSALLELFAQPEVQLLLALVAGLVFFITRTDRYTIATAAITLMVLFCFNQVGNGFMLIWPRLLDTLLGCLIAVLAVFFVLPDWQGRRLHQVMANTLRTNALYLRRLHEQYRTGKRDDLDYRVARRNAHNADATLSAALANMLRDPGHFRRNLEAGFRYLALSNTLLGYLSALGAHRRQLEAAEHDALVERAVTRIAEGMEAIAAAVAERRSLPPTAEEESSLADELEAAADDNDDGYRLVCTQLALICRLLPNLKSAANHTLREQSREQPAAVTADA from the coding sequence ATGACTGTGTTTGGAGTGTCTTTGCGCCAGCTATGGGCGCACGAAAAGGCCAGCTATGGCGTTCGCGTCTTTGTCGCCCTGAGCGGCGCCATGGCCGTCTGTTGGTCGCTCGGCGATTTGCGGGCGCTATCGCCGGTGTTCCTCGGCATTATCGCCAGTGCCCTGGCGGAAACCGACGACAGCTGGCTAGGTCGTCTCAAGTCGTTGGTGGTGACGCTGCTGTGCTTCGCGGTCGCTGCCTTCGCCGTTGAGCTGCTGTTTCCCTATCCCTGGATTTTCGTGGCGGGCCTGGGCCTGGCCACCTTCAGCCTGACGATGCTGGGTGCTATCGGCGAGCGTTATGCCTCGGTGGCTCAGGCGACGGTGATCCTCTCCATCTATGCCATGATCGGCGTGGATCAGCGCCTCGGCGCCCAGGTACCGCTGTGGTACGAACCGGCGCACCTGCTGGCCGGCGCCCTGTGGTATGGCCTGCTCTCGGTGCTCTGGTGCGCGCTCTTCGCCCACCAACCGGTACGCCAGAATCTGTCCGCCCTCTATGGCGAGCTAGGGACCCTGCTCAGGCTCAAGGCCGAGATGCTTGAGCCGGTGCGCGGGGTGGACCTGCACCGGCGACGCGTGCTCCTGGCGCAGCAGAACGGCAAGGTGGTGCAGGCGCTGAACCAGGCCAAGGCGACCATCCTCAATCGCTTCGGCCGCTCAGGGCGGCCTGGGGCGCGCTCCGGACGTTACTTCCGCCTCTATTTCATGGCGCAGGACATCCATGAGCGTGCCAGCTCTTCCCACTATCCCTACAGCGCCCTGACCGAGGCCTTCTTCCATAGCGACATCCTGTTTCGCTGCCAGCGCCTGCTCAAGCTGCAGGCCAGCGCCTGTCTCAACATGGGCGAGGCGATCCGGCTCGGCCAGCCCTTCGAATACGGTCAGCAGAGCCAACAGGGGCTGACCGATCTGCAGGCATCGCTGGAGTATCTCAAGCAGCAGCAGAATCCGCGCTGGCGGGGTCTGTTGCGCTCCCTAGATCTGCTCGGCCATAACCTTTCGACCCTGGAACGGCAGTTCTCCGAAGCGGGCAACAGTGATTCGGGCGCGGCGGATCTGGACACCAGCCTGCTGGATCCCGCTGCGCGCTCCCTGCCCGAGGTGTTTCGGCGCATCCGCCTGCAGCTGACCCCGACCTCGTTGCTGTTCCGCCATGGCCTGCGTATGGCCCTGGCGTTGATGGCCGGCTATGGCGTGCTGCACCTGATCCACCCGGTGAACGGCTACTGGATCCTGTTGACCACGGTATTCGTCTGCCGACCGCAATACGGGGCGACCCGAGTACGCCTGGTGCAGCGGATCGTGGGCACGGTGATCGGCTTGCTGCTGGGTAGTGCCTTGCTGGAGCTGTTCGCTCAGCCGGAAGTCCAGCTGCTGCTGGCGCTGGTCGCCGGGCTGGTGTTCTTTATTACCCGCACGGATCGATACACCATCGCTACCGCGGCCATCACCCTGATGGTGCTGTTCTGCTTCAACCAGGTGGGCAATGGCTTCATGCTGATCTGGCCGCGGCTGCTGGATACCCTGCTGGGCTGCCTGATCGCGGTGCTGGCGGTGTTCTTCGTCCTGCCGGACTGGCAGGGGCGGCGCCTGCATCAGGTGATGGCCAATACCCTGCGCACCAATGCGCTCTATCTGCGCCGGTTGCACGAGCAGTACCGGACCGGCAAGCGGGACGATCTCGACTACCGTGTGGCGCGGCGCAATGCCCATAACGCCGATGCAACACTATCGGCCGCGCTGGCCAACATGCTGCGCGATCCCGGGCACTTCCGCCGCAACCTGGAGGCGGGCTTTCGCTACCTGGCACTGTCCAACACGCTGCTGGGCTATCTGTCGGCGTTGGGCGCGCATCGCCGCCAGCTGGAGGCGGCCGAGCACGATGCTCTGGTGGAGCGCGCCGTGACGCGCATCGCCGAGGGCATGGAGGCCATCGCCGCGGCCGTGGCGGAGCGACGCAGTCTGCCGCCTACCGCCGAGGAGGAAAGCAGCCTCGCCGACGAGCTGGAAGCCGCGGCCGACGACAACGACGATGGCTACCGGCTGGTGTGCACCCAGCTGGCGCTGATCTGTCGGCTGCTGCCCAATCTCAAGAGCGCCGCCAACCATACGCTGCGTGAGCAAAGCCGCGAACAACCGGCAGCCGTTACCGCCGATGCTTGA
- a CDS encoding catalase: protein MTDTKILTTASGIPVVDNQNSRTAGPRGPLMLDDFHLVEKLAHFNREVIPERRVHAKGSAAYGTFTVTQDITHLTSAKLFATVGKQTETILRFSTVGGERGSADTERDPRGFALKFYTEEGNWDIVGNNTPVFFIRDPLKFPDFIHTQKRDPWSNLKSPQMMWDFWSLSPESLHQVTILFSDRGIPDGYRFMHGFGSHTFSLINAQGERHFVKFHFKSQQGIKNLAPAEAARLAGTDPDYSQRDLFQAIERGEFPRWKMCIQVMSEHEAAGRAENPFDVTKVWSQQEYPLQEVGVLELNRNPQNYFAEVEQASFAPSNVVPGIGLSPDRMLQGRVFAYADAQRYRVGTNYQQLPVNAPRCPYANNQRDGAMRFDGNGGSQPNYEPNSYGHTPKQAPQYREPALNFAGPADRYDHRVDEDYYSQAGALFRLMNADQQALLIGNIVGAMGSVTRDVQLRQIGHFLKADPAYGMGIAKGLGIDPSEVA, encoded by the coding sequence GTGACTGATACCAAGATCCTCACCACCGCCAGCGGCATCCCGGTGGTCGATAACCAGAATTCCCGTACCGCCGGTCCCCGTGGCCCCCTGATGCTCGACGACTTCCATCTGGTCGAGAAGCTGGCGCATTTCAATCGGGAAGTCATTCCCGAGCGCCGGGTGCATGCCAAGGGTTCTGCTGCCTATGGCACCTTTACCGTCACCCAGGACATCACCCACCTGACCAGCGCCAAGCTGTTCGCCACCGTTGGCAAGCAGACCGAGACCATCCTGCGTTTTTCCACCGTGGGTGGCGAGCGGGGCTCGGCGGATACCGAGCGCGATCCGCGTGGCTTTGCCCTGAAGTTCTATACCGAGGAAGGTAACTGGGACATCGTCGGCAACAACACCCCGGTGTTCTTCATCCGTGATCCCCTCAAGTTTCCCGACTTCATCCATACCCAGAAACGCGATCCCTGGAGCAACCTGAAGAGCCCCCAGATGATGTGGGACTTTTGGTCGCTGTCGCCGGAGTCGCTGCATCAGGTGACCATCCTCTTCTCCGATCGCGGCATTCCGGATGGCTATCGCTTCATGCATGGCTTCGGTAGCCACACCTTCAGCCTGATCAACGCCCAGGGCGAGCGGCATTTCGTGAAGTTTCACTTCAAGAGCCAGCAGGGGATCAAGAACCTGGCGCCTGCCGAAGCGGCGCGCCTGGCGGGTACCGATCCGGACTACAGCCAGCGCGACCTGTTCCAGGCTATCGAGCGCGGTGAATTCCCGCGCTGGAAGATGTGCATCCAGGTGATGAGCGAACACGAGGCAGCCGGTCGTGCCGAGAATCCCTTCGATGTGACCAAGGTCTGGTCGCAGCAGGAGTACCCGTTGCAGGAAGTGGGCGTGCTGGAGCTCAACCGCAATCCGCAGAACTACTTTGCCGAAGTGGAGCAGGCCTCCTTTGCACCGAGCAACGTGGTGCCGGGCATAGGCCTGTCGCCCGATCGCATGCTGCAGGGCCGGGTATTCGCCTACGCCGATGCCCAGCGGTATCGGGTGGGGACCAACTACCAGCAACTGCCGGTCAACGCCCCCCGTTGCCCCTATGCCAACAACCAGCGGGATGGTGCCATGCGCTTCGATGGCAATGGTGGTTCGCAGCCGAACTACGAGCCGAACAGCTATGGCCACACGCCCAAGCAGGCGCCGCAGTATCGAGAGCCCGCACTGAACTTCGCAGGTCCCGCCGACCGCTACGATCACCGGGTGGACGAGGACTACTACAGCCAGGCCGGTGCGCTGTTCCGCCTGATGAACGCGGACCAGCAGGCGCTACTGATCGGCAACATCGTCGGTGCCATGGGTTCGGTGACCCGCGATGTCCAGCTGCGGCAGATCGGTCACTTCCTCAAGGCCGACCCCGCCTATGGGATGGGTATCGCCAAGGGTCTGGGAATAGATCCCAGCGAAGTGGCCTGA
- the rplQ gene encoding 50S ribosomal protein L17, translating into MRHRKSGRHLSRTSAHRKAMFQNMAVSLFEHELIKTTLPKAKELRRVAEPLITLAKEDSVANRRLAFDRTRSKAAVGKLFNDLGKRYANRPGGYLRILKCGFRAGDNAPMAYVELIDRPVGGTVEQAAE; encoded by the coding sequence ATGCGTCATCGTAAAAGTGGTCGTCATCTGAGCCGCACGAGCGCACACCGCAAGGCCATGTTTCAGAACATGGCTGTGTCGCTGTTCGAGCACGAGCTGATCAAAACTACCCTGCCGAAAGCCAAGGAACTGCGCCGCGTTGCCGAGCCGCTGATCACCCTGGCCAAGGAAGACAGCGTCGCCAATCGTCGCCTGGCTTTCGACCGTACCCGTTCGAAAGCTGCCGTTGGCAAGCTGTTCAACGACCTGGGCAAGCGCTACGCCAACCGTCCGGGTGGCTACCTGCGCATCCTGAAGTGCGGCTTCCGCGCTGGCGACAACGCGCCCATGGCGTACGTCGAGCTGATCGACCGCCCTGTTGGTGGTACTGTGGAACAAGCTGCTGAATAA